One Elusimicrobiota bacterium genomic region harbors:
- a CDS encoding zf-HC2 domain-containing protein produces MDCKKYMSLLSGYIDNELDNEEINKVNEHLKKCNLCQKELEQLKKIKKVLSCVEKKEPVPFFETRLMARIREIESAPGIIDGFIAVARKVIYVGIGILMIAIGVNMLVSPIDKNFSKELEGYLLQDNSNAGDIKGTAIMNSEISEDEIISLAFSGEV; encoded by the coding sequence ATGGACTGTAAAAAATATATGTCATTGCTGTCCGGATATATAGACAACGAGCTGGATAACGAAGAGATAAATAAAGTTAACGAACATTTGAAAAAATGCAATTTATGCCAAAAAGAACTGGAACAATTAAAAAAAATTAAAAAAGTGCTTTCCTGTGTGGAAAAGAAAGAACCGGTACCTTTCTTTGAAACGAGGTTAATGGCACGAATTCGTGAAATTGAATCAGCTCCGGGAATAATAGATGGTTTTATCGCTGTTGCAAGAAAAGTAATATATGTAGGAATAGGAATTTTGATGATAGCTATCGGAGTAAACATGTTGGTATCGCCGATAGATAAAAATTTTAGCAAAGAATTAGAAGGATATTTGTTGCAGGATAATTCTAATGCCGGAGATATTAAAGGTACGGCAATTATGAATTCTGAAATTTCAGAAGATGAAATTATCTCGTTGGCGTTTTCAGGGGAGGTATAG
- a CDS encoding TolC family protein has product MKKLFIILAFSFQILILSSNFSHSQQLTWQDVLAEAKTKNPDLIKAEKGIKKARLSYYSSFTNFLPQLSASAGAGQSKSSDNSESKNYSYGLSGRLSLFSGFSDISQSQSSNIGLKIAELEYKRALSDMVFSLKQSFVNLLLAQETVVLTEAILKRRSENYELVKFKYDAGIEDKGSLLRVDADKLQAEYELARAKRALGTASTQMVRDIGRDEFEVISVTGTFTVVVPKEVPASNELLIETPDYLIAEYNVEKSRYDLKSTMSELYPDVSLSGNISQSGNKWAPENRNESVSLGLSYSFFPGGRNIYDVKIAKTNVMVVEQTLRFTRQQIMSRLESVWNDFIDTFENVKVSEKYLEASQEQSEIASTKYINGLVSYQDWYVVENDYINAQKSLLSVRKNAVLSEASWKNILGLAE; this is encoded by the coding sequence ATGAAGAAACTATTTATCATTCTTGCTTTCAGTTTTCAAATATTAATTCTTAGTTCTAATTTCAGTCACTCCCAGCAGCTTACCTGGCAGGATGTTTTAGCTGAAGCAAAAACAAAAAATCCGGACTTGATAAAAGCTGAAAAAGGCATTAAAAAAGCCAGGCTAAGCTATTATAGCTCATTTACGAATTTTCTGCCTCAATTATCAGCCAGTGCAGGAGCAGGTCAATCAAAAAGTTCGGATAATTCAGAGTCAAAGAACTATTCATACGGGCTTTCAGGCAGGCTTTCACTTTTTTCAGGTTTCAGTGATATTAGTCAGTCCCAATCAAGTAATATTGGATTAAAAATTGCCGAGCTGGAATATAAACGGGCTTTGTCTGATATGGTTTTTAGTCTTAAGCAAAGTTTTGTAAATTTGTTATTGGCTCAAGAAACGGTTGTACTGACAGAAGCGATATTAAAAAGAAGAAGCGAAAATTACGAACTTGTAAAATTTAAATATGATGCCGGTATAGAAGATAAAGGTTCTCTTCTAAGAGTAGATGCAGATAAATTACAGGCTGAATATGAGCTTGCCCGTGCAAAGAGAGCTTTAGGGACAGCATCAACCCAAATGGTTAGAGATATCGGAAGAGATGAATTTGAAGTAATCAGTGTTACCGGAACTTTTACTGTGGTTGTTCCAAAAGAAGTTCCGGCATCTAATGAATTGCTCATAGAAACGCCGGATTATTTAATTGCAGAATATAATGTAGAAAAATCCAGATACGACCTGAAATCAACTATGAGTGAACTTTATCCCGATGTTTCTCTTTCAGGTAACATTTCCCAATCAGGTAATAAATGGGCGCCGGAAAATAGAAATGAATCGGTAAGTTTAGGGCTATCATATTCATTTTTCCCGGGCGGCAGAAATATTTATGATGTAAAAATTGCAAAAACCAACGTGATGGTTGTGGAACAAACGTTGCGTTTTACAAGGCAGCAAATTATGTCCAGATTAGAATCAGTTTGGAACGATTTCATTGATACGTTTGAAAATGTGAAAGTTAGTGAGAAATATTTAGAAGCATCACAAGAGCAGTCAGAAATAGCTTCAACAAAATATATCAACGGGCTTGTTTCGTATCAGGATTGGTATGTTGTTGAAAATGATTATATAAATGCACAAAAGTCATTATTAAGTGTAAGGAAAAACGCAGTTCTTTCAGAAGCGTCCTGGAAAAATATTTTAGGTTTAGCAGAGTAA
- a CDS encoding START domain-containing protein, with translation MGLGHIRAAFPLRFLSGGEIIVYGSRFNTFGKENLINTLLFLKNVKKGGIIMANSAVRLFCRTTCSMVSRSGKTFIFLMALLVIACLFSGHLLADDWQLKMKKDGITVYTRNVKGSGFKEFKATAEIKASLESALKLITDVKSYAKWSPNIKEIRVLKKINSNESIMYEYQHVSFLVADRDCVYKVIRTEDKKTKCVTLTVTAFPEYIPVRKGVVRVKTVEASWTLTPHQDTGTVTMIYQMHNEPGGKIPKWLANAFVVKQPYKNFVNMRKLLQNS, from the coding sequence ATGGGATTGGGGCATATCCGCGCAGCATTCCCGTTAAGATTTCTATCCGGCGGCGAAATAATTGTTTATGGTTCCAGATTTAATACTTTTGGAAAAGAAAATTTAATAAATACACTGCTGTTTTTAAAGAATGTTAAAAAAGGAGGAATAATTATGGCAAATTCCGCAGTAAGATTATTCTGTCGTACTACTTGTAGTATGGTTTCTCGTAGTGGCAAAACGTTTATTTTTTTAATGGCATTGCTTGTTATCGCATGTCTTTTCTCGGGTCATCTCTTGGCAGATGACTGGCAACTTAAAATGAAAAAAGATGGAATTACCGTCTACACCAGGAATGTTAAAGGTTCAGGTTTTAAAGAGTTTAAAGCTACCGCTGAAATTAAGGCAAGTTTAGAAAGTGCTTTAAAACTCATCACGGATGTTAAATCCTATGCTAAATGGTCGCCAAACATAAAGGAGATACGTGTTCTAAAGAAGATTAATTCTAATGAAAGCATAATGTACGAATATCAACATGTTTCTTTTCTTGTAGCTGACAGGGATTGTGTTTATAAAGTAATCAGAACAGAAGACAAGAAAACTAAGTGTGTCACACTGACGGTAACAGCATTTCCTGAATATATACCCGTGCGTAAGGGAGTTGTGCGGGTTAAAACGGTTGAAGCAAGTTGGACATTAACTCCCCATCAGGATACCGGAACAGTTACGATGATATATCAGATGCATAATGAGCCGGGTGGTAAAATTCCAAAGTGGCTTGCCAACGCTTTTGTAGTGAAGCAACCGTATAAAAATTTTGTTAATATGCGCAAATTACTGCAAAATTCATAA
- a CDS encoding ATP-binding protein, producing the protein MKTIIQRKHDIKEINNLLKLFPVTAILGPRQSGKTFLARLMKYNHYFDLENPQDISRLENPQITLEDLSGLIVIDEIQHHKDLFKTMRYLVDKNPKQKYLVLGSASGNLMKQSSESLAGRIGYYHLGGFSISDIGADSIKKLWLRGGLPRSFLSRNDKESSIWLSNYISTFLERDIPQLGITIPSHTLRKFWLMMSHYHGVVLNYSELARSFGISDMTVRKYIDIMEQTFMVRILQPWYANIGKRLVKSPKIYIRDSGILHSLLSIENFNQLSVHNKIGTSWEGFALECISKSLQKKNEELFFWNTHNGAELDLFWQNKGKNWGIEFKYSDAPKITRSIHLAINDLNLSHLWIIYPGKQSYKLNTKVTVIPLSETKENWNYK; encoded by the coding sequence ATGAAAACCATAATACAGAGAAAACATGATATAAAAGAAATTAATAATTTGTTGAAATTGTTTCCTGTAACAGCTATTCTTGGACCAAGGCAATCAGGAAAGACATTTCTTGCAAGACTAATGAAATATAATCATTATTTCGATTTAGAAAATCCACAGGATATTAGCCGTCTTGAAAATCCACAAATTACACTGGAAGATTTGTCCGGCTTAATAGTTATTGATGAAATACAGCATCATAAAGATTTATTCAAAACAATGCGATATCTTGTAGATAAAAATCCGAAACAGAAATATCTTGTTTTGGGAAGTGCATCTGGCAATTTAATGAAACAGAGTTCAGAATCTCTTGCAGGACGGATAGGGTATTATCACCTTGGAGGTTTTTCTATTTCTGATATCGGAGCAGATAGTATCAAAAAGCTATGGCTTAGAGGTGGATTGCCCCGTTCATTCTTATCACGCAATGATAAAGAAAGTTCTATATGGCTTTCGAATTATATCAGTACATTTCTAGAAAGAGACATACCGCAACTCGGGATAACAATACCATCGCATACACTGAGAAAATTTTGGCTTATGATGAGTCATTATCATGGTGTCGTATTGAATTATTCCGAACTTGCCAGGTCTTTTGGTATTTCAGATATGACTGTAAGAAAATATATAGATATTATGGAACAGACATTTATGGTGAGGATTTTACAACCTTGGTATGCAAACATAGGAAAGCGGTTAGTAAAAAGTCCAAAAATATACATTCGCGATTCTGGTATTCTTCACTCTTTGTTGTCGATAGAGAATTTTAATCAACTGTCTGTTCATAATAAAATCGGAACATCATGGGAGGGATTTGCACTTGAATGTATATCAAAATCACTTCAAAAGAAAAATGAAGAGTTGTTTTTTTGGAATACGCATAATGGTGCAGAATTAGATTTATTCTGGCAAAATAAAGGTAAGAATTGGGGAATAGAATTTAAGTATTCAGATGCTCCGAAAATAACTCGTTCAATTCATTTAGCAATCAATGATTTAAATCTTTCTCATCTCTGGATTATATATCCTGGAAAACAATCTTATAAGTTAAATACAAAAGTTACTGTAATTCCCTTAAGCGAGACAAAAGAAAATTGGAATTATAAATAA
- a CDS encoding MazG nucleotide pyrophosphohydrolase domain-containing protein yields MSKKFDELVKVFDKLLSPEGCKWDLKQTHKSLLKYLKEETNEFIDAVKAGDISNMEEELGDILLQVMFHSQLAKKQKQFTIEDVIDTLVKKLKRRHPHIFSDKKVKSVKEIITNWHKIKKLEKKQGRNREKVY; encoded by the coding sequence ATGTCTAAGAAATTTGATGAACTTGTTAAGGTTTTTGATAAACTGCTTTCACCGGAAGGGTGCAAATGGGATTTGAAGCAAACCCATAAGAGCTTACTCAAATACCTTAAAGAAGAAACTAACGAATTTATTGACGCCGTAAAAGCAGGGGATATTAGCAATATGGAAGAGGAGCTCGGTGATATATTACTACAAGTTATGTTTCATTCCCAGCTTGCGAAAAAACAAAAGCAATTTACAATAGAAGATGTAATTGACACTTTGGTTAAGAAACTGAAAAGACGGCATCCTCATATCTTTTCAGATAAAAAAGTGAAATCAGTAAAAGAAATAATAACCAACTGGCACAAAATTAAAAAATTAGAAAAAAAACAGGGGAGAAATAGGGAAAAAGTTTATTAA
- a CDS encoding sigma-70 family RNA polymerase sigma factor has protein sequence MGSENEWVDLIKKGDHSAFEQMVGKYKNRVFNTIYSVMGDSQEADDIAQEVFVKVYFSINSFKGKSSFATWLYRITVNECIDALKKRKNKTVSIESSFSKDDKGAIKDILQGNEDSIEKQMISKETQKIITNLIFSLPEKYSLIVILKDIENLSYKEISQAMNISMDKVKVYLFRARQSLKQKLESCGEANLNGL, from the coding sequence ATGGGTTCTGAGAATGAGTGGGTAGATTTAATAAAAAAAGGTGATCATTCTGCTTTTGAACAGATGGTGGGTAAGTACAAAAACAGAGTGTTCAATACTATATATTCTGTAATGGGAGACAGTCAAGAGGCAGATGATATTGCCCAGGAAGTGTTTGTAAAGGTTTATTTTTCAATAAATTCTTTTAAAGGTAAATCTTCGTTTGCAACTTGGTTATATAGGATTACGGTTAATGAATGCATAGATGCGCTAAAAAAAAGGAAAAATAAAACTGTTTCAATAGAAAGCAGTTTCTCAAAAGATGACAAAGGCGCAATAAAAGATATCCTGCAAGGAAATGAAGATAGCATAGAAAAGCAAATGATAAGTAAGGAAACCCAAAAAATTATAACTAATCTGATTTTTTCGTTACCGGAGAAGTATAGCTTAATTGTCATACTTAAAGATATAGAAAACCTGTCATATAAGGAAATATCGCAGGCAATGAATATTTCGATGGACAAAGTTAAGGTTTATCTTTTTCGTGCAAGACAAAGTTTGAAACAGAAATTAGAGTCTTGTGGGGAGGCGAATTTAAATGGACTGTAA
- a CDS encoding glycosyltransferase: METIILIILCFSLFVLSGITLLTVLHYVFGKKRIVTLSGNPRVSILKPISTVVDDLEKNMESFFNLKYSNYEILFGVENINSEYVKILNNLKKKYPNIRTEIIETGSISTQNPKISSLSKLEKYCTGSLYWIVDANIRVKNNVLESMVNEYLVNGSKMIFSPIRGIGGRTIGSMIENSNTNIFISGVMIMAWSLFRRQVITGKSVLIEKESLESFGGFSYFKEYVAEDFIMGETFDNSHFKISTNYAWVDGISERSTIKKIFNRLARWAKLRFHLKRYIYFLEIFLNPIIISSVGALIYGGVWVDILIITVITKVFLEYIVFVCLNDEDRKYPILNLLFLVSVVIKDIISFVVYFIPFFSHTIIWSNKKISIGKNTIILHLRKWFIRYHK, translated from the coding sequence ATGGAAACGATAATTTTAATAATTCTTTGTTTTTCTTTATTTGTGCTTTCCGGTATTACGCTATTAACCGTTCTTCATTATGTTTTCGGGAAAAAAAGAATCGTTACTCTTTCGGGTAATCCAAGAGTCAGCATTCTGAAGCCGATTTCTACTGTTGTAGATGACCTGGAAAAAAATATGGAATCTTTTTTTAACCTTAAATATTCAAACTATGAAATACTTTTTGGTGTTGAAAATATAAACAGTGAGTATGTGAAAATTTTGAACAATCTTAAGAAAAAATATCCAAATATTAGAACAGAGATAATTGAGACAGGTTCCATATCGACCCAGAACCCGAAGATATCTTCACTGTCTAAGCTCGAAAAATACTGTACAGGAAGTTTATACTGGATTGTAGATGCAAACATCAGGGTGAAAAACAATGTCTTAGAGTCTATGGTTAATGAATATCTGGTAAATGGTTCAAAGATGATTTTCTCGCCGATACGCGGAATAGGGGGAAGAACGATAGGAAGTATGATAGAGAATTCCAATACAAATATTTTTATTTCCGGTGTAATGATTATGGCATGGAGCCTATTCAGGAGACAGGTGATAACCGGTAAATCGGTCCTTATAGAAAAAGAAAGCCTGGAAAGTTTTGGGGGATTTTCATATTTCAAGGAGTATGTCGCAGAAGATTTCATTATGGGGGAAACTTTTGATAACAGTCATTTTAAAATATCCACAAACTATGCCTGGGTGGACGGCATTAGTGAACGCTCAACGATAAAAAAGATTTTCAATAGACTGGCAAGGTGGGCGAAATTAAGATTTCATCTAAAGAGGTACATATATTTTCTTGAAATATTCCTCAATCCGATAATTATTTCTTCTGTCGGAGCATTGATTTATGGCGGCGTGTGGGTTGATATACTTATTATAACTGTTATAACAAAGGTTTTTTTGGAGTATATAGTTTTTGTTTGTTTAAACGACGAAGATCGGAAATATCCGATTTTAAATTTGTTGTTTCTTGTAAGTGTCGTTATAAAAGATATTATTTCGTTTGTAGTGTATTTTATTCCGTTTTTCAGCCACACAATAATATGGTCCAATAAAAAAATAAGCATAGGTAAAAATACGATTATATTACATTTACGCAAATGGTTCATACGGTATCATAAGTGA
- a CDS encoding TolC family protein gives MKKHYFLFFCFILTASCIVGEENKIPALTLQQCLDIAQKQSYELKVQSERRFQAEQRLKQSTGDILPDIRFKYSKFYRDTVNGEYDGEGANSRFTLNQPLFYGFRKANTVTLSKADIRKEEFLYQNVSRILRLDVTQSFYSIIQIETDITNIQNTLKFMQDRLSELNERARLGKSRESEILAMESQIANLNAQYEKIKGDQSEANETLSRLLGIASADINLIDDTPSVEKAGLVENYIEAVKSRPDIESVRQDVIIQSEEVKIVKGALLPTVNLDGSYYTSRTGSMSDDGKWDALLTLDMPLFQGGILRGKINEEVARQRELENNLSLLLRDATAEVLNLHKSLVSSLNQAIAYKEAYDKAEKSYQLQLGDYKLGLVNNLDVIQALLTMSDIKRNMDKTLIQVKIDKAMLDIAVMK, from the coding sequence ATGAAAAAACATTATTTTTTATTTTTTTGTTTTATTTTAACTGCTTCGTGTATCGTTGGTGAAGAAAACAAGATTCCAGCTTTGACTCTTCAGCAATGTCTCGATATAGCACAGAAACAAAGTTACGAACTTAAAGTTCAGTCAGAACGTCGTTTTCAGGCGGAACAAAGATTAAAGCAATCTACGGGAGATATTTTACCTGATATAAGGTTTAAATATTCAAAATTCTACAGGGATACTGTTAATGGAGAGTATGACGGTGAAGGTGCAAATTCACGTTTTACATTAAATCAGCCATTATTTTACGGGTTCAGAAAAGCGAATACAGTTACACTTTCAAAAGCTGATATTCGCAAAGAAGAATTTTTATATCAAAACGTCAGCCGGATACTTAGGTTAGATGTGACTCAATCTTTTTATTCTATAATTCAAATAGAAACAGATATAACCAACATTCAAAATACTTTGAAGTTTATGCAAGACAGATTATCAGAATTAAACGAGAGAGCGCGTCTTGGTAAATCAAGAGAAAGTGAAATTTTAGCGATGGAATCTCAAATAGCAAATCTTAATGCACAATATGAAAAAATCAAGGGCGACCAGTCAGAAGCAAATGAGACTCTTTCACGTCTGCTTGGGATAGCTTCAGCAGATATTAATCTTATTGACGATACACCCTCGGTGGAGAAAGCGGGTTTAGTTGAAAATTATATTGAAGCAGTAAAATCCAGACCGGATATAGAATCTGTCCGTCAAGATGTAATAATTCAATCTGAAGAAGTTAAAATTGTCAAAGGAGCATTATTGCCTACCGTTAATCTTGACGGTTCATATTATACATCCCGTACCGGAAGTATGTCTGATGACGGCAAATGGGATGCACTTTTAACATTAGATATGCCGTTGTTTCAAGGCGGTATTTTGCGCGGTAAAATAAATGAAGAAGTTGCACGTCAGCGGGAATTAGAAAACAATTTGTCGCTTCTTTTAAGAGATGCAACAGCAGAAGTGCTTAATCTGCATAAGTCACTTGTTTCATCACTCAACCAGGCGATAGCTTATAAAGAAGCATATGATAAAGCTGAAAAAAGTTACCAGTTACAATTAGGGGATTACAAATTAGGACTTGTAAACAATCTTGATGTCATCCAGGCGTTGTTAACAATGTCGGATATTAAACGTAACATGGACAAGACACTTATACAGGTTAAAATTGACAAAGCAATGCTCGATATAGCAGTTATGAAATAG
- a CDS encoding efflux RND transporter periplasmic adaptor subunit, whose product MKKIIIIAGVVIVVGVAILFLTKSKKADFMSHEIKPFRGSIAIELRLNGSVSPRNRLEIKPQVSGRIENVLVVEGQRVKKGEIIAWMSSTDRAALLDAARSKGEDELKRWEDTYKPTPVISPLDGFIIARDKEPGQSVTTGDAIVVMADTLIIEANVDETDLQYIDLNQKVKILLDAYPDKVYPGVVEHIAYESQVMNNVTVYEVKIRPERVPPDFRAGMTSTIELSANGKDNALLLPSDAVTDTGTEKFVSIISGKSKKTEKRKVITGISNGKNIEIISGISEDDNVVISGRPLQRGTTTNARGGGGIGGIFGVQGRGR is encoded by the coding sequence GTGAAAAAAATAATCATTATAGCAGGTGTTGTCATCGTGGTTGGTGTTGCTATTTTATTTTTAACAAAAAGCAAGAAAGCGGATTTTATGTCACATGAAATCAAACCGTTCAGGGGGTCTATCGCTATTGAATTGCGTCTTAACGGTTCAGTGAGCCCGAGGAACCGCCTTGAAATAAAGCCGCAAGTTTCCGGTCGTATTGAAAATGTTTTAGTTGTTGAAGGTCAAAGAGTTAAGAAAGGTGAGATTATTGCATGGATGAGTTCTACGGATAGAGCAGCACTCCTTGATGCTGCGCGTTCTAAAGGTGAAGATGAGTTAAAAAGATGGGAAGATACATATAAGCCTACACCGGTAATTTCGCCGCTTGACGGTTTTATTATTGCAAGAGACAAAGAACCCGGTCAATCTGTAACAACCGGTGACGCAATTGTAGTTATGGCAGACACACTAATTATTGAAGCAAATGTAGATGAAACGGATTTACAATATATAGACTTAAACCAAAAGGTTAAAATATTGCTTGATGCTTATCCGGATAAAGTATATCCCGGTGTAGTTGAGCATATAGCGTATGAATCACAAGTGATGAATAACGTTACAGTCTATGAAGTTAAAATACGTCCGGAGAGAGTTCCGCCGGATTTTCGTGCCGGTATGACATCCACTATTGAACTTTCAGCGAATGGAAAAGATAATGCCCTGTTGTTACCGTCAGATGCCGTTACGGATACTGGAACTGAAAAATTTGTTTCAATAATAAGTGGGAAATCTAAAAAGACTGAAAAAAGGAAGGTAATTACCGGGATTTCCAACGGTAAAAATATTGAAATTATATCAGGCATATCAGAAGACGATAATGTTGTAATTTCCGGGAGACCTCTTCAAAGGGGAACGACAACAAATGCGCGAGGGGGAGGCGGAATCGGAGGTATTTTTGGTGTTCAGGGAAGGGGAAGATGA
- a CDS encoding ABC transporter permease, which translates to MKLIELNNISKTYYLGSIDVPVLHGVSLTVKEGEFISIMGPSGSGKSTLLHILGLLDKPSGGSYNLLTHEISQLTDSQLATVRNKFIGFIFQSFNLLPRMSATENVLMPLVYSDNKKKNMENSRQNAIKLLQRVGLGDRTQHKSNELSGGQQQRVAIARALINNPLIIFADEPTGNLDSKSAAEIIDILKELNDSGITIIMVTHEPDLAQAAKRIIKLQDGKIIADEINHKSKASVQQPDEEMEIPKIHHNVFKISRVGDYFSQAMRALMSNKTRSFLSILGVLIGVTGLIAMLALGKGAREATKQQMASLGSNILMVSPGSSHRQGVSLGAGAVTRFTLEDAQSIRKDVDGVTGVAAYANGRGQIIYNGKNWNTRIESTSPDYQFMKNAKPTIGRFFTEEENTSRAKVAVIGQTIVTQLFGNQNPLGEFIKINRVDFQVIGILPVKGASGWRDEDDKVEVPVNTAMHRLFGKAFIDSMDVQVADETIMDDVSKKITDRILFLHRLPKDRADSINIRNLADIQATVNATMKIFSTLLGSVAFISLLVGGIGIMNIMLVSVTERTREIGLRKAVGANNSDILFQFVIESIFICVMGGVIGIMLGSAISVSLAVFAHWKTIVSLSSIVVSFTFSVVIGLIFGTWPAKKASQLNPIEALRYE; encoded by the coding sequence ATGAAATTAATAGAACTTAATAATATTTCGAAAACATACTATTTGGGAAGTATAGATGTCCCGGTTCTTCACGGTGTTTCATTGACTGTAAAAGAAGGTGAATTTATTTCCATTATGGGTCCGTCCGGTAGCGGGAAATCAACGCTTCTTCATATACTTGGTCTGCTAGATAAACCGTCAGGCGGTTCATATAATCTTTTAACACACGAAATATCCCAGCTAACAGATTCCCAGTTAGCAACTGTAAGAAATAAGTTTATCGGTTTTATTTTTCAAAGTTTTAATCTTTTACCGCGTATGTCGGCGACTGAAAATGTTTTAATGCCTTTAGTGTATTCTGATAATAAGAAAAAGAATATGGAGAACAGTCGCCAAAATGCCATAAAGCTTCTCCAAAGAGTCGGATTAGGTGACAGAACACAGCATAAATCAAATGAATTATCCGGCGGACAACAGCAAAGGGTGGCAATAGCCCGTGCTTTAATAAACAATCCTCTTATAATATTTGCCGATGAACCCACAGGAAATCTTGACAGTAAATCTGCTGCAGAAATTATAGACATACTTAAGGAACTCAATGATTCGGGGATTACCATTATTATGGTAACCCATGAACCGGATTTGGCACAAGCGGCTAAAAGAATAATAAAATTGCAGGACGGAAAAATAATTGCCGATGAAATAAACCATAAAAGTAAAGCTTCTGTTCAACAACCCGATGAAGAAATGGAAATACCGAAAATTCATCATAATGTATTTAAAATATCAAGAGTTGGTGATTATTTTTCTCAGGCGATGAGAGCGCTTATGTCAAACAAAACACGTTCTTTCTTATCAATATTAGGTGTTCTTATTGGCGTAACCGGTTTAATCGCTATGCTCGCACTTGGTAAGGGTGCACGGGAAGCTACAAAACAGCAGATGGCGTCCTTAGGTTCAAATATTTTAATGGTATCTCCCGGGTCATCACACAGGCAGGGAGTATCGCTTGGAGCAGGTGCAGTTACAAGATTTACTCTGGAAGATGCGCAATCTATCAGAAAAGATGTTGATGGTGTGACGGGAGTCGCTGCATATGCAAATGGTCGCGGACAAATTATTTATAACGGTAAAAATTGGAACACCCGCATTGAAAGTACATCTCCGGATTACCAGTTTATGAAAAATGCCAAACCTACTATAGGTAGATTTTTTACTGAAGAAGAAAACACAAGCAGGGCAAAAGTAGCTGTTATAGGTCAGACAATTGTAACACAGCTTTTCGGCAATCAAAATCCGCTGGGTGAATTTATAAAAATAAACAGGGTGGATTTTCAGGTTATAGGCATTTTACCGGTAAAAGGAGCAAGCGGTTGGCGTGATGAAGACGATAAGGTTGAAGTACCGGTAAATACTGCGATGCATAGGTTGTTCGGGAAGGCTTTCATAGATTCTATGGATGTTCAGGTTGCAGATGAAACAATTATGGATGATGTAAGTAAAAAAATTACAGATAGAATTCTATTTCTTCATCGTCTTCCGAAAGATAGGGCTGATTCCATAAACATAAGAAATTTAGCTGATATTCAGGCAACCGTTAACGCTACGATGAAAATATTTTCTACATTATTAGGTTCGGTCGCTTTCATAAGTTTGCTGGTTGGCGGTATAGGTATTATGAACATTATGCTTGTTTCTGTAACAGAAAGAACAAGAGAAATCGGGCTGCGTAAAGCTGTGGGTGCTAATAATAGTGACATACTTTTTCAATTTGTAATAGAATCAATTTTTATTTGTGTTATGGGAGGAGTAATAGGAATAATGTTAGGTTCTGCAATTTCGGTGTCGCTAGCAGTTTTTGCGCATTGGAAGACTATAGTTTCTCTATCATCTATTGTTGTTTCATTTACCTTCTCAGTTGTAATCGGACTGATTTTCGGAACTTGGCCCGCCAAAAAGGCGTCCCAGCTAAACCCGATAGAAGCCCTGCGTTACGAATAA